Proteins encoded in a region of the Limnothrix sp. FACHB-406 genome:
- a CDS encoding ABC transporter ATP-binding protein, whose protein sequence is MNDIVISLQSVSKSFQRYAKPVDRLKELLLPNRQQANAFWAVKDLNLEVPRGQTLGIVGRNGSGKSTTLQMVVGTLQPSSGSVQVQGRISALLELGSGFNPEFTGRQNVFFNAQMLGLSRREVEAKFDQIAAFADIGEFLDEPVKTYSSGMFVRLAFAVAIHSDPDILVVDEALSVGDEAFQRKCFAKIHSVRDAGGTILFVSHGASTIIELCDRAILLDRGELLLDGNPKLVVDKYQKLSYAPPNKAQELREEIRRLNGSEANVFSHKELTIIESMAASTDLLQPVAPRTPQKHLGTTRLKAYFDAQMQPPQTIAYISRGAKIQDPKITTLNGEVVNYLVGRDEYLYTYTVKFEQDVTQVRFGMLIKTVSGLELGGASLVGRNFAIEQVKAGSVAKVKFRFKCLLNAGAYFMNAGVSGTIDGHFGYLDRWIDAAMFKVQVEDFSHASGIIDWVVDPDVTVYAGPASAVTLPLKASEP, encoded by the coding sequence ATGAACGATATTGTTATTTCGCTTCAGAGTGTTTCTAAGTCGTTTCAGCGGTATGCGAAGCCGGTCGATCGCCTAAAGGAGTTGCTGTTACCAAATCGTCAGCAAGCGAATGCGTTTTGGGCGGTTAAAGATCTCAACCTTGAGGTTCCCCGAGGACAAACCTTAGGCATTGTGGGCCGAAACGGTTCTGGGAAAAGTACAACCTTACAGATGGTTGTGGGAACGTTGCAGCCCTCCAGTGGTTCTGTGCAAGTGCAGGGGCGAATTTCCGCACTTTTGGAGTTAGGAAGCGGCTTTAACCCAGAATTTACGGGTCGGCAAAATGTATTTTTCAATGCCCAAATGTTGGGTCTGTCACGCCGAGAAGTGGAGGCAAAGTTTGACCAAATCGCTGCATTTGCAGATATTGGCGAATTTTTAGATGAGCCAGTCAAAACTTACTCGAGTGGCATGTTTGTACGGCTAGCATTTGCCGTTGCCATTCATTCGGATCCTGATATTTTGGTGGTTGATGAAGCTCTCTCTGTAGGAGATGAGGCTTTTCAGCGAAAGTGTTTTGCGAAGATTCATTCAGTGCGAGATGCAGGGGGAACGATTCTCTTTGTTTCTCATGGAGCATCGACAATTATTGAGTTGTGCGATCGCGCTATCTTGCTAGATCGTGGTGAATTGCTATTAGATGGTAATCCGAAATTAGTTGTTGATAAGTATCAAAAACTTAGCTACGCTCCACCCAATAAAGCTCAGGAGCTACGAGAAGAAATTCGGCGCTTAAACGGCTCAGAAGCTAATGTTTTTAGCCACAAAGAACTGACTATTATTGAAAGCATGGCAGCTTCAACGGATCTACTGCAACCGGTTGCGCCCCGGACTCCGCAGAAGCACCTGGGAACAACTCGGCTTAAGGCCTACTTTGATGCTCAGATGCAGCCGCCACAGACAATCGCCTATATTTCTCGGGGCGCGAAGATTCAGGATCCAAAAATTACAACTTTAAATGGCGAGGTGGTGAACTATCTTGTTGGTCGGGATGAGTATCTGTACACTTACACCGTGAAATTTGAGCAAGATGTGACGCAAGTGCGCTTCGGAATGCTCATTAAAACTGTGAGCGGCTTGGAGTTAGGTGGCGCATCGTTGGTGGGGCGTAACTTTGCGATCGAGCAGGTGAAAGCTGGCTCGGTTGCCAAGGTCAAATTTCGATTTAAGTGCCTGTTAAATGCAGGTGCTTACTTTATGAATGCTGGAGTTTCTGGAACAATTGATGGGCATTTTGGTTATTTAGATCGCTGGATTGATGCGGCCATGTTTAAGGTGCAAGTGGAAGATTTTTCCCATGCCAGTGGCATTATTGATTGGGTAGTGGATCCTGATGTGACGGTTTATGCGGGGCCTGCATCTGCCGTGACATTGCCGCTCAAGGCTTCAGAACCGTGA
- a CDS encoding glycosyltransferase, with the protein MNSGMPQQEFVIPTVVEKPVLLSVVIPCYNHGEFLNEAIASVESCGGSHWEIIVVNDGSTDPLTLEQLSVLKAQGYQVIDQENQGLSAARNCGIRAAKGCHILPLDADNCVKLPYLTRAIELLEQHPEVGVVYGNLERFGAESGLVQVPRFSVDLLLRGNAIDACAVFRRSIWSDIGGYDSKIPDQLGYEDWDFWLSIAERGWQFLHLEAVGFAYRCRPASMVSGCNIPEQRSRLFEYICAKHAKLYATHFPAVFAGKEAERLAAVIECERLQNDLLDAQEALTLERDRLQQLRDRQVSHLAELAELRQSQSFLKAELDRLLVHCAAQSEQIQAQQMQLQQMSTTLESTRITAQMSWWQRLKRRLKRGLMLN; encoded by the coding sequence ATGAACTCAGGTATGCCTCAACAGGAATTTGTGATTCCTACGGTTGTTGAAAAGCCAGTGCTGTTATCTGTGGTGATTCCCTGCTACAACCATGGCGAATTTCTGAATGAGGCGATCGCCAGTGTGGAAAGCTGTGGTGGGAGTCATTGGGAAATTATTGTTGTGAATGATGGCTCAACGGATCCACTGACTCTTGAGCAACTCTCAGTTCTGAAAGCTCAGGGCTATCAAGTTATTGACCAGGAAAACCAGGGTTTATCGGCGGCCAGAAACTGTGGAATTCGAGCAGCAAAAGGTTGTCATATTTTGCCCTTGGATGCGGACAATTGTGTCAAGCTTCCATACCTGACTCGGGCGATCGAACTGTTAGAACAACATCCGGAAGTGGGTGTCGTTTATGGCAACCTAGAGCGATTTGGAGCCGAATCTGGGTTGGTGCAAGTGCCTCGATTTTCAGTGGATTTGCTGCTGCGCGGTAATGCGATCGATGCCTGTGCGGTGTTTCGTCGCTCAATCTGGTCAGACATTGGCGGTTATGACTCCAAAATTCCCGATCAATTGGGCTATGAAGACTGGGATTTTTGGCTTAGTATTGCTGAACGGGGCTGGCAGTTTTTGCACTTGGAAGCGGTGGGGTTTGCCTATCGTTGTCGCCCGGCTTCGATGGTCAGCGGTTGCAATATTCCCGAGCAACGATCGCGCCTGTTTGAATATATTTGTGCCAAACATGCCAAGCTTTACGCAACACATTTTCCAGCGGTATTTGCGGGCAAGGAGGCGGAAAGACTAGCGGCGGTGATTGAGTGTGAGCGGCTGCAAAATGATTTGTTGGATGCTCAAGAGGCGTTAACCTTAGAGCGCGATCGACTGCAACAGTTGCGCGATCGCCAAGTCAGTCACCTGGCTGAGTTAGCTGAGTTGCGACAATCGCAATCGTTTCTGAAAGCAGAACTCGATCGCCTGCTTGTACATTGTGCGGCTCAGTCAGAGCAAATTCAAGCGCAACAAATGCAACTTCAGCAAATGTCTACCACCCTCGAATCAACCCGAATAACGGCACAAATGTCCTGGTGGCAACGGCTTAAAAGACGGCTTAAACGTGGTCTAATGCTTAACTAG
- a CDS encoding sulfotransferase family protein, with product MIHLLIYLLMVMAHSGSENLLPNNMPLIVAGMHRSGTSLMTAVVGALGVDLGDRLLDGDIHNAKGYFEDIDFLEFQRRILQERSPANDLGWPDWGWTESEQLNLQNLDAYLPDAKALIASRSSQGLWGWKDPRTTLLLDFWADLLPNARYLLVYRFPWDVADSVLRVNHPTFVANPDYALRSWYIYNRSLLRFYEKHQDQSLLINVNAFLENPKTGLKLLQTKLNLAIQADQAEPEVLSQIFDPKLFASLGWDYPLARSLYTIAPRYFSLLKALDQAADLSSSMPDWVTVAPSIDDNPPIYDGVPPERAVLALHGCLIQNNFRHQQEMHQLSQQFAEKLDQMRAQLKTVEQSKGWRIQQALKRLKAKFV from the coding sequence TTGATTCATCTGTTGATTTATTTGTTAATGGTTATGGCTCATTCGGGATCTGAAAATTTACTGCCCAATAACATGCCGCTGATTGTGGCAGGAATGCATCGATCGGGCACTTCTCTGATGACGGCGGTAGTGGGAGCGCTCGGTGTAGATTTGGGCGATCGCCTGTTAGATGGCGATATTCATAATGCCAAGGGCTATTTTGAGGATATTGATTTTCTAGAATTTCAACGCCGAATTTTGCAGGAGCGATCGCCTGCGAATGATCTGGGTTGGCCAGATTGGGGCTGGACGGAAAGCGAGCAGCTCAATTTACAAAATCTGGATGCTTATCTGCCGGATGCTAAAGCTTTAATTGCTAGTCGATCGAGTCAAGGATTGTGGGGATGGAAAGACCCGAGAACAACGCTGCTCTTAGATTTTTGGGCTGATTTATTGCCCAATGCTCGCTATCTGCTGGTGTATCGATTCCCTTGGGATGTGGCAGATTCAGTGTTGCGAGTCAATCATCCAACATTCGTGGCAAACCCCGATTATGCGCTACGAAGTTGGTATATTTACAATCGATCGCTCCTGCGTTTTTATGAAAAACATCAAGACCAAAGTTTACTGATTAATGTCAACGCTTTTTTAGAAAACCCAAAAACTGGGCTAAAGCTACTACAAACTAAGCTGAACTTAGCTATTCAAGCAGATCAAGCTGAACCCGAAGTTCTTTCTCAAATTTTTGACCCTAAACTGTTTGCAAGCTTGGGTTGGGATTACCCGCTGGCGCGATCGCTCTATACAATTGCGCCGCGATACTTTTCACTCTTAAAAGCCTTAGATCAAGCAGCAGATCTATCCAGTTCTATGCCGGATTGGGTCACTGTTGCGCCCAGTATTGATGACAATCCACCAATTTATGACGGTGTACCGCCAGAACGTGCTGTGTTGGCCCTGCATGGTTGCTTGATTCAGAATAATTTTCGCCATCAACAGGAAATGCATCAACTATCTCAGCAGTTTGCGGAAAAACTAGATCAGATGCGAGCGCAGCTCAAAACGGTTGAGCAATCTAAAGGTTGGCGGATACAGCAAGCTTTGAAACGTCTGAAAGCCAAGTTTGTGTAG
- a CDS encoding sulfotransferase domain-containing protein — protein sequence MKPSFLIIGVQKGGTTSLYQYLLQHPQIQSAATKEVHFFDLQWNQGIDWYLQQFPANSEPHEMTGEASPYYIFHPLVAQRAWEFDPSLKIIVLLRNPADRALSHYYHEVRWQFESLDLEAALNAESERLAGEADRFLSDPAYQSYAYQHYSYVARGRYAEQLEPWRSRFGSDQLLILNSEKFYQHPQGTLARVVQFLGLPAHEFSGFTKYNAGDYPTPDLVIYERLKSRFLEANQDLKHYLKQHFPETWQAEFANQSDWLIE from the coding sequence ATGAAGCCTAGCTTTTTAATTATTGGTGTGCAAAAGGGAGGAACCACTTCTCTGTATCAATATTTGCTGCAACATCCTCAAATTCAATCGGCAGCAACTAAAGAAGTCCATTTCTTCGATTTGCAGTGGAACCAGGGAATTGATTGGTATCTGCAACAGTTCCCTGCCAATTCAGAACCTCATGAAATGACTGGTGAAGCCAGTCCCTACTATATTTTTCATCCTTTGGTGGCTCAACGGGCTTGGGAATTTGATCCAAGCTTAAAAATTATTGTTCTATTACGAAATCCAGCCGATCGCGCCCTATCCCACTACTACCATGAGGTGCGGTGGCAGTTTGAATCTTTGGACTTGGAAGCGGCTTTGAATGCGGAATCGGAGCGCTTGGCTGGCGAAGCCGATCGTTTTCTATCTGATCCAGCCTATCAAAGCTATGCCTATCAGCATTACAGCTATGTGGCTCGGGGACGCTACGCCGAGCAGCTCGAACCTTGGCGATCGCGCTTCGGATCTGATCAACTGCTGATTCTGAACAGTGAAAAATTCTACCAGCATCCCCAAGGAACCCTGGCGCGAGTTGTGCAATTCCTAGGATTACCAGCCCATGAGTTTTCAGGATTTACTAAATATAATGCTGGTGACTATCCCACTCCGGATCTCGTGATTTATGAGCGCCTTAAATCACGATTTCTTGAAGCCAATCAAGATCTCAAGCATTACCTAAAGCAGCATTTCCCAGAAACTTGGCAAGCTGAGTTTGCTAATCAATCAGATTGGTTAATTGAATAA